The genomic DNA agaaaaagaaaaaaaaattacataaaacttaCATTGCCTGAAGTCTTAGAGCTTTACTGAGACTCTGGAGTCATATTTAAATTATGAGTGGGGAGTCAACTTAGAGATACCGCCCTGAAAGGTGAGAAAGGGAGAAGGTCTTTAATAAATGTTACCATGAAAATGTCATTATAAGCCAgcacaatgactcacacctgtaatcccagcactttgggaggtcaaggtgtgcagatcacttgaggtcaggagttcgagaccagcctggccaacatgatgaaatgctgtctctactaaaaatataacaacaacaacaacaacaagattagctgggtgtggtggcgcatgcctgtaatcccagctactcaggaggctggggtgcaagaatcctttgaacccgggaggcagagactgcagtgagccaagataatgccactgtaccccatcctgggtgacagagcgagactctgtctcaaaaagaaataaataaaatgaaataaatgtcatCATAGATTTGGTTCTTTCAGGTGGAGGGGGAAGGTAGATCAGCCCATGCTTTGTCAGGTGAACTTATTGTTCTTGCCATAGGAATCTagtgatgggatttttttttttttttttttgagatggagtgttgctctgttgcccagcctggagtgcaacggcatgatcttggctcaccgcaacctccgcctcccaggttcaagcgattctcctgcctcagcctcctgagtagctgagattacaggagcattgccaccatgcccggctaatttttgtatttttagtagagacagggtttcaccatgttggtcatgctggtcttgaactcctgaccttgtgatctgcctgcctcggcctcccacagggctgggattacaggcacaagccactgcaggCCAGGGAATGTGAAATTTTTTGCATAAACACATGTCAATCCTACCAGGGGGAAAACAGAGTCTCATAGGCTGAATCGGTATAAAACATCTCAAGAAATTCTGTCAAATCCTAATAAAATAAGCGCAATTGTTAATCAAATTCAATATCATAAGACATTGTAATCTCTGGTCAATTATTTCACAGTGATTTTGAACACTTACTAAGTACTCTGCTTTAGCATACGTTtgttttaatcctcataacaatcctATGAAAGCACCATGCTATCATCAGCAGCGCCAtccttattatattttatttttgagacagggtcttactctgttgcccaggctggagtgaagtggtgagatcacagctcactgcagcctcatcttcccaggctcaagtgatcttcccacctcagcctcccaagtacctaggaccacgagcacatgccaccatgtctagctaatttttaaattttttgtggagatgggatgttgctatgttgcccaggctggtcttgcactcctgggctcaagcaatcctcctgtctctgcctcccaaactgccaggattacgggcatgagccatcatgcctggcctaaattattttaaatatttaatagcttTTTGCATTTCTATCATTGAGAattgtttgttcatgtcctttgcactgTTCCCagctattatccccattttacatagGAGGAAAGTGAAgttcgagatttttttttttttttttttttttttttgtgacagagtttcgtTTTTtcgccaggctagaatgcagcagcacgatcttggctcactgcaacctccgcctcctggattcaagtgattctcctgcctcagcctccctagtagctgggactacaggtgcatgccaccacgcccagctaatttttgtattgttagtagagacggggtttcactatgttggccagggtggtctggatctcctgacctcgtgatccacccaccacagcctcccaaagtgctgggattacaggcatgagccaccacgcccagcctcaggAATCTTAACTTGGCTGTAGTCACAAGGTTCCTGGGGTTCAAGCCACTGCAATCTGACCCCAGAGCTCATGCTCAAACACTGTACTGTTTTGCCTTCTGTGGTCCCCATGTTTGCTTACAAAACTATAAAGGAACTTTAAAACTTCCCTCTAATACAATTTCTACCTGTGCACTTCACTTTGGAGTAAGTGTATATGTGGTGACATTGTTAGTTATCTACCCAGCATCCATCCCTTATCCCAAAATACACCAAAAacattacaaacaaacaaacaaacaaaaaaccgggactcaaaaaccaaaacaccctCAAACTGCACCAATGCTTCATactttgaccaaaaaaaaatcctaggcagaagtgtaaaatgcaaaatcaaaTGACAGGAAAATGCAGAACAAACAGCATTCTTATTAATATACAAAGTATTTATATTACTGAACTAGTAACAGGTGACGTTCTCACCTGTTACTTTGGAACCACATAGCCAATTTGTTAAATCTAGTCCATGCCAGCTTCCAAAAGCCAAAACTTTAGTTAGTTTCATTCTCTGACGCCTAATCAAAATTTTCTACAAGATCTGGAgcatcctcctcctcatccccagTGTCTTCCGGTTTGGGTGCTTTACTGTCCAAGACTTGCCGTGGGAACTGTTCCGCTAACTTCCTAAGGCTTGTTAAGCTGTCAGCACCGAGCTGACTTAATATTCCAGGAAGCGTTTCTGTGATGGGTTTGGCTTCTGCATGACCAGTAATTGCAAAGGTGTTAGCAGAAAGGGAAGCTTGGATTTCGGGATTGTTGAAATGAATAAATGTCCCGTCATCTTTAAGCATGTTCACCTCTTCAATACCAGCTGTATTATTCACAGCCAGTTTTTTTAGAGAACTCTGAAGCTTTTTGTCATCAGCTGTAGCTGTTCTATGTACCACCTTCTTCTTTCTGAGAGCTGTACCCTTGCCCCCTATCCGGACCTGAGCCTGAAGTTTGGCTAACTTTTCTTGATTCATGCTGTTGGTAAATCTGAAGCAGAGAGGGTCCTCCAACACCAGCATATGACAAGAGCAAGATGGCTGCCTCCTGTCCCCCTTTCTTAAATCCTCACCTCTTTGTCTCTACGTCTATCTCTGTCTTTCTAACTCTCATCGTCTCTCTCACTCTCATCGTCTCTCTCTTTCACGCACACAGCTGTCAACATAAGATTGCACCTAGCACCAACCATCCCAAGGAAGAGCTGAAAAATCAAACCGATTCCACCCATTCTAACTGCAAGTTTTGCAATGgttacagataaagaaaactgCTACCTGGGACAAGACCAAAGTCATGTACTCCTCTCTTCTCCCTACTGATGACGACTCCAATTCTGCTCTGGCTCAGGAAGTTATCTACTTTTGAGGTGCTCCCTGATGCCCATTGGCTGTATAAAGCTTTTAATCTCTATTtgaatcattttcatttatttctttgccaCTATCCACTTGTCCCAACATACTGTATTAAATATTCCATCCAGTAGTATTCCAAAGAAGGTGGGGGTCGGGGGTAGGAGCAGTCCACCCAGCAGCTAGAGTAGGAGGAGAATTTTATAAGACATTCTTCAGAGTCACTGATGCctgatgatgataaaaataagaCTGTTTTATCCatcctt from Saimiri boliviensis isolate mSaiBol1 chromosome X, mSaiBol1.pri, whole genome shotgun sequence includes the following:
- the LOC101044342 gene encoding transcription factor BTF3 homolog 4-like isoform X1, yielding MNQEKLAKLQAQVRIGGKGTALRKKKVVHRTATADDKKLQSSLKKLAVNNTAGIEEVNMLKDDGTFIHFNNPEIQASLSANTFAITGHAEAKPITETLPGILSQLGADSLTSLRKLAEQFPRQVLDSKAPKPEDTGDEEEDAPDLVENFD
- the LOC101044342 gene encoding transcription factor BTF3 homolog 4-like isoform X2 is translated as MNQEKLAKLQAQVRIGGKGTALRKKKVVHRTATADDKKLQSSLKKLAVNNTAGIEESWTVKHPNRKTLGMRRRMLQIL